The proteins below come from a single Aspergillus oryzae RIB40 DNA, chromosome 5 genomic window:
- a CDS encoding pectate lyase family protein (pectate lyase), whose translation MANFKLFLALAACLSGQALAAPTKTIGKRAAITDVAHGYASQNGGTTGGAGGTTTTVSSYAQFTEAVSSDDAKIVIVDGTITETADQVKVGSNTSIIGKDANAILEGFGLLVKEKENVIIRNLGVKKVLADNGDAIGVQYSNNVWIDHCDVSSDRDHDKDYYDGLIDLTHAADYVTVSNTFVHDHWKAMLFGHSDSNGDEDTGHLRITVNNNYLNNLNSRGPSFRFGTGHLYNNYYLDVSDGINTRQGAQLLVEGNVWSGGKKPLYSTDDGYAVARDNDFGDGENTAPEGTLTSVPYEYDLLAASAVKDAVVGTAGQTLTF comes from the exons ATGGCTAACTTCAAGCTTTTCCTTGCGCTGGCCGCATGCCTGTCTGGACAGGCTCTGGCTGCCCCGACCAAGACCATCGGCAAGCGTGCTGCTATCACTGAC GTTGCCCACGGTTACGCTAGCCAGAACGGTGGCACCACCGGTGGTGCCGGCggtaccaccaccaccgtctCCTCCTACGCCCAGTTCACCGAGGCTGTCTCCAGTGACGATGCCAAGATCGTCATCGTTGATGGCACCATCACTGAGACGGCCGATCAGGTGAAGGTGGGCAGCAACACCAGCATCATCGGAAAGGACGCCAACGCCATCCTTGAGGGATTCGGCCT tctcgtcaaggagaaggagaacgtCATCATCCGTAACCTGGGTGTCAAGAAGGTCCTCGCTGACAACGGCGATGCCATTGGTGTCC AGTACTCCAACAACGTCTGGATCGACCACTGTGACGTCTCCTCCGACCGTGACCACGACAAGGACTACTACGACGGTCTGATCGAT CTCACCCACGCCGCCGACTACGTAACCGTCTCCAACACCTTCGTCCACGACCACTGGAAGGCCATGTTGTTCGGCCACTCCGACAGCAACGGCGACGAAGACACCGGCCACCTCCGCATCACCGTCAACAACAACTACCTGAACAACCTGAACTCTCGCGGTCCTTCCTTCCGCTTCGGTACCGGCCATCTCTACAACAACTACTATCTGGACGTCAGCGACGGCATCAACACCCGCCAGGGCGCCCAGCTGTTGGTCGAGGGCAACGTGTGGTCGGGCGGCAAGAAGCCCCTCTACTCCACCGATGACGGATACGCTGTTGCTCGGGACAACGACTTCGGTGATGGCGAGAACACTGCTCCTGAGGGTACCCTTACCAGCGTTCCCTACGAGTACGACCTCCTTGCTGCTTCGGCTGTTAAGGATGCCGTTGTCGGTACCGCTGGTCAGACCTTGACCTTTTAA
- a CDS encoding uncharacterized protein (FAD/FMN-containing dehydrogenases), with translation MDRLKFIRYPQAAPGSQGVGPHKDSTGLFTFLSQDDTGGLQVLNKNGEWIDAPPIEGSLVVNIQQGFEAITGGICTATTHRVIGVVVMPTETEDVRTALLWAQEHNVDLAVKGGGHSVAGTSSSEGGLVIDLSRMNKVTADTEKKTLTVQGGAVWKDVDEAGAEYGLAAVGGTVNHTGVGGLTLGGGYGWLSGQYGLTIDNLLAATVVLADGQVVTASATENPDLFWGLRGAGYNFGVVVDFTFQAYEQKTPVYAGIIAFTPDKLESVVEQMNVLFENPDPRSGAMIIFAQPPGAPTIMVNVLVFYNGTNEEGSKRYAGFLALEPVVNMIEVIPYSLLNSLQNPMATYGDRKSFKGLFYRTPMDAQFLRSMLDELNAKAQDHPDMIPAMLLECYDMRKTCSVPLDATAFANRSLTQNGLLNLRWTDSSKDAEYRAWAREIQAKFKAQFESQLNGEETADVPQYINYAEPGDAVVNNIYGSNLERLKDVKAKYDPKNVFHKMHPVSRA, from the exons ATGGACCGCCTGAAGTTCATCAGATATCCCCAGGCTGCGCCCGGCTCACAGGGAGTAGGTCCGCACAAGGACTCAACGGGTCTATTCACTTTCCTCTCGCAAGACGACACGGGCGGACTCCAGGTCCTGAACAAGAACGGCGAGTGGATCGATGCCCCTCCCATTGAGGGAAGTCTAGTCGTGAACATCCAACAGGGATTCGAGGCGATCACCGGCGGTATCTGCACTGCGACGACCCATCGAGTGATT GGTGTTGTGGTGATGCCCACTGAGACTGAGGATGTTCGTACCGCGCTTCTCTGGGCTCAAGAGCATAATGTCGACCTCGCTGTTAAGGGAGGTGGCCATTCCGTCGCGGGAACGAGTTCTAGCGAGGGCGGATTGGTGATCGATCTGTCGCGCATGAACAAGGTTACTGCGGACacggagaagaagacacTGACCGTCCAGGGTGGCGCCGTGTGGAAGGACGTCGACGAAGCGGGCGCTGAGTACGGACTCGCTGCCGTCGGCGGTACAGTCAACCACACCGGAGTCGGTGGATTGACACTCGGTGGAGGATACGGCTGGCTGAGTGGTCAGTACGGTCTCACCATTGACAACCTCCTAGCTGCGACAGTGGTGCTCGCAGACGGTCAAGTAGTCACAGCCTCTGCTACCGAAAACCCCGACCTCTTCTGGGGCCTGCGGGGAGCAGGATACAATTTCGGGGTGGTTGTCGACTTCACCTTCCAAGCTTATGAGCAGAAGACTCCCGTCTATGCAGGAATCATCGCCTTCACACCAGACAAGCTCGAGTCAGTCGTCGAGCAGATGAACGTACTCTTTGAAAACCCCGACCCTCGATCCGGCGCGATGATCATCTTCGCCCAGCCCCCGGGGGCCCCTACAATCATGGTCAACGTCCTGGTCTTCTACAATGGTACCAACGAAGAAGGCTCGAAGCGTTACGCCGgcttccttgccctcgaGCCCGTAGTCAACATGATCGAGGTCATCCCGTACTCCCTGCTTAACTCGCTCCAGAACCCGATGGCCACTTACGGCGATCGCAAGTCCTTCAAGGGTCTTTTCTATCGCACACCCATGGACGCCCAATTCCTGCGTTCCATGCTCGATGAACTAAACGCCAAGGCTCAGGATCACCCCGACATGATCCCGGCCATGCTGCTCGAGTGCTACGATATGAGGAAGACCTGCAGCGTGCCGCTGGATGCGACCGCGTTCGCGAATCGGAGTCTTACGCAGAACGGACTGCTCAACCTGCGCTGGACGGATTCGTCCAAGGACGCCGAATATCGGGCCTGGGCGCGCGAAATCCAAGCTAAGTTCAAGGCGCAGTTTGAGTCACAGCTTAACGGAGAGGAGACGGCCGATGTGCCCCAGTATATCAATTACGCCGAGC CCGGAGACGCGGTCGTGAACAACATTTACGGAAGTAATCTGGAGCGCCTGAAGGACGTCAAGGCGAAATACGATCCGAAGAATGTATTCCACAAGATGCATCCCGTTTCCCGGGCTTAG
- a CDS encoding putative aldehyde dehydrogenase (aldehyde dehydrogenase), producing the protein MASITVTGAAGRQIQVPTGLFIHNEFVPSTTSQTLTVENPSTGESLGTISAASPEDVNKAVESATIGFNVWKNTSGPARAKLLLKLADLIERDADDFASLEAVDAGVLYTDSKGMNIPQAVGNLRYYAGWADKIDGKTLAMEGGVAFTYREPLGVCGAIVPWNAPLMITIWKLAPALAAGNSLIIKPSELSPLYAQKLALLIQEAGFPAGVVNIISGDGASAGRALAEHMTVRKISFTGSSATGRQILKTAASTNLKRVNLELGGKGPSIVFDDCDLDNAVLWTRIGITANNGQICAAGSRIYVQKTIYEKFLEAYKKMAEGSPSVIGNPLDPATTKGPIVSAAQHNKILSYIEQGKQCGARLLFGGEKVGDKGYFVENTAFADVSENATIMKEEIFGPVASIAPFETEAEVIAKANDTLHGLSAAVFTNDISRAHRVTAALESGQVTVNAWAMLSPNAPFGGVKESGFGRDMGEEALEGWTSVKSVNWTLDFLG; encoded by the exons ATGGCTTCAATCACTGTGACCGGTGCCGCTGGGCGCCAGATTCAAG TCCCAACGGGCCTCTTCATCCATAACGAATTCGTTCCTTCCACGACATCCCAGACTCTGACCGTCGAGAATCCTTCCACCGGCGAATCCCTCGGAACCATTTCTGCCGCTTCTCCCGAAGATGTCAACAAGGCTGTCGAATCCGCTACGATTGGCTTCAATGTGTGGAAGAATACCTCCGGCCCGGCCCGCGCGAAGCTTCTCCTGAAGCTGGCCGACCTAATCGAGCGAGATGCAGACGACTTCGCATCCCTCGAGGCCGTCGATGCCGGTGTCCTCTATACCGACAGCAAGGGCATGAACATCCCCCAGGCGGTGGGCAACCTCCGGTATTACGCCGGTTGGGCTGATAAGATCGATGGAAAGACCCTTGCCATGGAGGGCGGCGTCGCCTTCACGTATCGGGAGCCGTTGGGTGTCTGTGGAGCCATTGTCCCTTGGAATGCACCTTT GATGATCACTATTTGGAAGCTAGCTCCGGCGCTTGCAGCCGGTAACTCGCTTATCATTAAACCGTCCGAACTATCTCCGCTCTACGCCCAGAAGCTTGCCCTGCTTATCCAGGAAGCTGGTTTCCCTGCGGGTGTGGTGAACATTATTTCCGGTGACGGCGCATCGGCCGGCAGGGCTTTGGCAGAGCACATGACTGTGCGGAAGATCTCGTTCACGGGATCCAGCGCGACGGGCCGCCAGATTCTGAAGACTGCAGCTTCGACTAACCTCAAGCGGGTGAACCTTGAGCTCGGCGGCAAAGGGCCATCGATTGTTTTCGATGACTGTGACTTGGATAATGCGGTCTTGTGGACCAGGATCGGTATTACGGCCAACAATGGACAGATCTGTGCGGCTGGCTCGCGGATCTATGTGCAAAAGACTATCTACGAGAAGTTCCTAGAGGCATACAAGAAGATGGCCGAAGGTAGTCCGTCGGTCATTGGCAACCCCCTTGACCCTGCCACTACCAAGGGACCGATTGTCAGCGCGGCGCAGCATAACAAGATCCTGTCGTATATCGAGCAGGGTAAGCAATGTGGGGCCCGACTCCTCTTCGGAGGTGAAAAGGTCGGCGACAAGGGTTACTTTGTTGAGAACACCGCGTTTGCCGATGTCTCTGAGAATGCGACAATCATGAAGGAGGAGATTTTCGGACCTGTCGCG AGCATTGCGCCTTTCGAGACGGAGGCTGAGGTTATCGCCAAAGCGAACGATACCCTGCATGGCCTTAGCGCGGCCGTTTTCACCAACGATATTAGCCGTGCTCACCGTGTGACGGCCGCCCTCGAGTCTGGCCAGGTTACTGTGAACGCCTGGGCGATGCTTAGCCCCAATGCACCTTTCGGAGGTGTCAAGGAGAGCGGGTTCGGGCGCGACATGGGTGAGGAGGCGCTGGAGGGATGGACATCTGTCAAGAGCGTCAA CTGGACCCTTGATTTTCTTGGATAG
- a CDS encoding YoaK family protein (predicted protein) — translation MYDSQRKERLTFFKAEVQPKHADVLLFACCLCSGLVDSTLYNGNTIFVGLGASNQNPRPYGWARSLTSIGCFIIGSFIFARLNRLFGAKKRGTLILSFCLQVIMLILTACLVQSGVISGLPLHNVNTAEPDWTQEVPIVLLSIQSAGQIVASRALGYNEIPTVVITSLLCDLMSDPKLFLLRNEKRDRRVIAFVLTLVGAIAGGWITKGTGDIYAALWIAAGIKLGIASAWMFWKEELDLST, via the exons ATGTACGACAGCCAGAGGAAAGAGCGTCTGACCTTTTTCAAGGCAGAGGTACAACCAAAGCATGCCGATGTTCTACTCTTCGCATGTTGCCTCTGTTCGGGCCTTGTCGATAGCACGCTCTATAACG GCAATACTATCTTCGTCGGTTTAGGAGCCTCCAACCAGAACCCCCGTCCTTACGGCTGGGCTCGCTCCCTCACTTCAATCGGTTGCTTCATCATAGGCTCATTCATCTTCGCCCGCCTGAACCGTCTCTTTGgtgcaaagaaaagggggaCATTGATTCTCTCATTCTGCCTACAAGTTATTATGCTGATTCTCACGGCGTGTCTCGTGCAGAGTGGCGTCATTTCGGGGCTTCCTCTGCACAATGTGAATACCGCAGAGCCAGATTGGACCCAGGAAGTACCCATCGTACTCCTTAGTATCCAATCTGCAGGACAAATAGTTGCCAGTCGAGCTCTTGGGTATAACGAGATCCCGACTGTTGTGATTACAAGCCTCCTCTGTGACCTGATGTCTGACCCGaagcttttccttctacgGAACGAGAAGCGGGATCGCAGGGTTATTGCTTTTGTGCTGACTCTTGTTGGGGCCATTGCAGGTGGTTGGATCACCAAGGGTACGGGAGATATCTACGCTGCTCTGTGGATTGCAGCAGGTATTAAGCTTGGTATTGCAAGTGCATGGATGTTCTGgaaggaggaattggacTTGTCAACTTAA
- a CDS encoding isocitrate lyase/PEP mutase family protein (PEP phosphonomutase and related enzymes) has product MKVGDSSSSNLAITITVEKDGFYEVNGTRQEPTVSLYMTAGASKLRRMLRETDDLIVCPGVYDGISARIAMGLGFKAMYMTGAGTTASRLGMADLGLAQLYDMRTNAEMIANLDPFGPPLIADMDTGYGGPLMVSKSVQQYIQAGVAGFHIEDQIQNKRCGHLAGKKVVDLEEYLTRIRAAKLTKDRLRSDIVLIARTDALQQHGYDECIRRLKAARDLGADVGLLEGFTSKEMARQAVQDLAPWPLLLNMVENGAGPIITTKEAQEMGFRIMIFSFACFAPAYLGIKAALERLKNEGVVGIPDGLGPKKLFEVCGLMDSMKIDTEAGGSGFTNGV; this is encoded by the exons ATGAAGGTCGGAGATTCCTCCTCGTCTAATCTGGCTATCACCATCACCGTCGAGAAAGATGGCTTCTATGAAGTTAACGGTACCAGGCAGGAGCCCACTGTTTCCCTGTATATGACAGCCGGAGCGTCTAAGCTGCGCCGTATGTTGAGGGAAACAGACGATTTGATCGTCTGCCCTGGTGTGTACGATGGTATCTCTGCTCGAATTGCCATGGGGCTCGGCTTCAAGGCAATGTATATG ACCGGCGCTGGAACTACCGCCTCAAGGCTCGGTATGGCAGATCTTGGACTGGCCCAACTGTATGATATGCGGACCAATGCCGAGATGATTGCCAACCTGGACCCATTTGGACCCCCATTGATCGCTGACATGGATACTGGATATGGTG GTCCTTTGATGGTGTCGAAGTCTGTTCAGCAGTACATTCAGGCCGGTGTAGCTGGCTTCCACATCGAAGACCAAATTCAGAACAAACGTTGTGGTCATCTCGCTGGAAAGAAAGTGGTCGACCTGGAAGAATATCTCACTCGCATCCGTGCTGCCAAGTTGACCAAAGACAGACTGCGCTCGGATATCGTTCTGATTGCCCGCACTGATGCCTTACAACAGCATGGGTATGACGAATGTATCCGACGTCTAAAGGCAGCGCGTGACCTTGGTGCAGATGTCGGGCTGTTGGAAGGTTTCACCTCCAAAGAGATGGCAAGACAGGCCGTGCAGGATCTGGCGCCATGGCCTCTGCTCTTGAACATGGTTGAGAATGGTGCTGGTcccatcatcaccacaaAGGAAGCACAGGAGATGGGCTTCCGCATcatgatcttttccttcgcctGCTTCGCACCAGCATATCTGGGCATTAAGGCTGCGCTGGAAAGACTGAAGAATGAAGGAGTTGTTGGAATTCCGGATGGCTTGGGACCGAAGAAGCTATTCGAGGTGTGTGGATTGATGGATTCAATGAAAATTGATACGGAGGCCGGTGGTAGCGGGTTTACCAACGGtgtttga
- a CDS encoding SGNH/GDSL hydrolase family protein (predicted protein), whose protein sequence is MYTFPLLLGILAATKDLALAKPTQKWGLREFNNLVTFGDSYTDDTRASYFYAHNGSAPPVGWKQPESNSSASGGYVWGHYVAAATNATRHNYAVSGGACSNKITPRTMSGLNMSFPSVLEYEIPAFLADTQYVDSQGNKFLDIPADETVYAIWIGTNDLGNYAFLTDSQVQGKVIPDYIECVYESLDRVYESGGRYFVLMNLAPLQLTPQYALLENGGAKTVSWWPDKPSNQTLISYRMWEQVVNVNEVFRYRTPFEVLVADRYPGAGVAVMDMYGLLSDIYYNPDDWFGDVGANVTGFVKHCNAEGEDCVRLQDEENFMWFDELHPSQTTDKFIAEEFVKVVNGESQWATYW, encoded by the exons ATGTACACATTCCCACTCCTCCTAGGCATCCTCGCCGCAACAAAAGACCTAGCCCTAGCCAAACCCACCCAAAAATGGGGCCTACGAGAATTCAATAACCTCGTTACCTTCGGTGACAGCTACACAGACGACACGCGAGCATCCTACTTCTACGCCCACAACGGATCAGCACCACCAGTAGGCTGGAAACAACCCGAG TCcaactcctccgcctcaGGCGGCTACGTATGGGGCCACTACGTAGCAGCAGCTACAAATGCAACACGACACAACTACGCCGTCAGCGGAGGCGCATGCTCTAACAAAATCACCCCCCGGACAATGTCCGGCCTGAACATGTCCTTCCCGTCTGTTCTAGAATACGAAATCCCGGCCTTCCTCGCAGACACCCAATACGTAGATTCCCAGGGGAACAAATTTCTCGACATCCCGGCCGACGAAACCGTCTACGCGATCTGGATCGGGACCAACGATCTAGGCAATTATGCCTTTCTAACTGATTCCCAGGTCCAGGGGAAGGTCATCCCAGATTACATAGAATGTGTCTATGAGTCCCTGGATCGGGTTTATGAAAGCGGAGGCCGGTACTTTGTATTGATGAATCTGGCCCCGTTGCAGTTGACACCGCAGTATGCTTTGCTGGAGAATGGGGGCGCGAAGACTGTCTCGTGGTGGCCTGATAAGCCTAGTAACCAGACTTTAATTAGTTATCGGATGTGGGAGCAGGTAGTTAATGTTAATGAGGTGTTTCGGTATAGAACGCCTTTCGAGGTCTTGGTTGCCGATAGGTATCCGGGGGCTGGGGTTGCTGTTATGGATATGTATGGGTTG TTATCCGATATCTACTATAACCCTGATGACTGGTTCGGAGACGTCGGTGCCAATGTAACCGGGTTCGTGAAGCATTGTAATGCCGAGGGCGAGGATTGTGTTCGGTTACAAGACGAGGAGAACTTCATGTGGTTTGATGAGTTGCATCCATCTCAAACAACGGATAAATTTATTGCGGAGGAGTTTGTGAAGGTGGTTAATGGGGAGAGTCAATGGGCGACGTATTGGTGA
- a CDS encoding beta-N-acetylhexosaminidase (predicted protein) — MQPSIAWGISGTHVRLPQSSPDSKDQPCVQWTNLDSEHDGFDIATIDRNIYITNSFASDRDQNGLTLIPPSAIEFANTFRQDLEEITGESWNLHPVEVWPEGQTGIFLDRLDCSQDGLTYENGDPTEEGYKLQVQPGRVSILGSGARGMWWGTRTLLQRLLIAHNSPIPSGQVVDAPSYSTRGFLLDAGRKWYSPSYLKDLCTYASFFKLSEFQYHTSDNYPLSRGHNETWQDVYAQFSLRPESPELQGIVQRENETLSRADFEDLQQHCAQRGVTVIPEIEAPGHSLFITKWKPELALESKDLLNLTHPDTIPLVKSIWTEFLPWFQTKEVHIGADEYDATLADDYIDFVNDMAEFMDEQAGKTIRIWGTYEPSDTRNISKDVIIQHWQYGQSDPVELAEQGYEVINSEDWWAYMSLKNDHMPIFPAPYPDFFNNSRVLNFADREGWQWTPALFNPVNVTEQPDPKPVKGAILAAWNDNGPDATTELESYYAIRNGIPVVAARAWAGNRGPIINVSTLSDSMDLLTSKAVAQNLDRQISHKSEDANELLSWTNPSENINRDKIHLGYGSKGMNYELTLNVSGPFTLWSNDSTLALSPDGNLTFVSDGWEYPLRSIEETDGFDESYPGRIWTNETSSTHEPSGLGQRGIRRKIRSAGIWWQKPAIILEPDGVRGTTGVD; from the exons ATGCAACCGTCGATCGCCTGGGGAATTTCCGGG ACCCACGTTCGCCTCCCCCAAAGCTCTCCTGACAGCAAGGATCAGCCATGTG TTCAATGGACTAATTTGGATTCTGAACACGACGGTTTCGATATTGCGACAATCGACCGAAATATCTATATCACGAATAGTTTCGCATCGGACAGAGATCAGAATGGCTTGACACTCATCCCGCCGTCCGCTATTGAATTTGCGAATACCTTTCGCCAGGACTTGGAGGAAATAACGGGCGAGTCATGGAATCTGCACCCTGTTGAAGTGTGGCCCGAAGGCCAAACAGGAATTTTCCTGGACAGACTAGATTGCTCTCAAGACGGGTTGACGTATGAAAATGGTGATCCCACAGAAGAGGGCTACAAGCTTCAGGTCCAACCGGGACGCGTCTCGATCCTTGGCTCAGGCGCCCGTGGAATGTGGTGGGGAACACGAACTTTGCTGCAACGGTTGTTGATAGCTCACAACTCTCCCATCCCGTCTGGTCAGGTGGTTGACGCGCCCTCGTATTCAACGCGAGGATTCTTACTAGACGCTGGGCGGAAATGGTACTCCCCATCGTACCTCAAGGATCTATGCACATATGCGTCTTTTTTCAAGCTGTCTGAATTTCAGTACCATACTAGCGACAACTATCCCTTAAGTCGTGGCCACAATGAAACCTGGCAAGATGTCTACGCACAGTTCTCCTTGCGGCCGGAGAGTCCCGAGCTACAGGGAATTGTACAAAGAGAAAACGAGACACTCTCCCGGGCGGACTTTGAGGATCTTCAGCAGCACTGTGCCCAACGAGGTGTGACTGTCATCCCTGAGATCGAAGCTCCTGGCCACAGTTTGTTTATTACAAAATGGAAGCCAGAATTAGCCTTAGAGAGCAAAGATCTGCTGAACCTGACCCATCCGGACACCATTCCCCTGGTGAAGTCTATCTGGACTGAGTTTCTGCCGTGGTTTCAAACAAAGGAAGTCCATATCGGTGCCGATGAGTACGATGCCACCCTGGCAGACGACTATATTGATTTTGTCAACGACATGGCGGAATTCATGGACGAACAGGCCGGTAAGACGATTCGGATCTGGGGGACATACGAACCATCTGACACCCGCAACATCTCAAAGGACGTCATTATTCAACATTGGCAGTATGGACAATCCGACCCAGTCGAATTGGCAGAACAGGGCTACGAGGTTATCAACTCAGAGGATTGGTGGGCTTACATGTCGTTAAAAAACGATCACATGCCGATATTCCCAGCCCCGTATCCAGATTTCTTCAACAACTCTAGGGTGCTCAACTTTGCGGACAGAGAGGGATGGCAGTGGACACCGGCTCTCTTCAACCCTGTGAATGTCACCGAGCAGCCTGACCCAAAGCCCGTCAAGGGTGCCATTCTGGCCGCATGGAATGATAATGGGCCTGATGCCACGACGGAGTTGGAGTCTTACTATGCGATCCGCAATGGCATTCCCGTTGTTGCAGCGAGGGCGTGGGCTGGAAACCGTGGGCCCATTATCAATGTATCTACCTTGTCAGACTCGATGGACTTGTTGACCTCGAAGGCTGTGGCGCAGAACCTGGACCGACAAATCTCCCACAAGAGTGAAGATGCTAATGAGCTTTTGAGTTGGACCAACCCTTCAGAGAATATAAACCGCGACAAAATCCATCTAGGATATGGCAGCAAGGGGATGAACTACGAGTTGACTCTAAATGTTTCAGGCCCATTCACCCTATGGTCCAACGACTCCACCCTTGCATTGTCGCCAGACGGCAACCTGACTTTTGTCTCAGACGGATGGGAGTATCCCCTGCGCTCCATAGAAGAAACGGATGGGTTCGACGAAAGCTATCCAGGCCGAATTTGGACGAACGAGACCTCCTCAACGCACGAGCCG TCGGGTCTGGGTCAACGAGGGATTCGCCGGAAGATTCGAAGTGCTGGTATTTGGTGGCAAAAACCGGCTATTATCCTGGAGCCAGATGGCGTTCGTGGCACCACTGGAGTGGATTGA
- a CDS encoding uncharacterized protein (predicted protein), with amino-acid sequence MSFIQLVHFFGLLTLAAGKPILIPRQASGAPQDGARNLIDVQLQSIGNSTIKAFITNIADENLRVVKRGGLLDNELPTKKVVVSGSGANPTFTGAEVDYVNTHLNDDAFLELAPKQTIESIFDIADSHDLSPGQKYSAIADGMLEYTKLDNPKKFFVVPYTSNAIDFDAPEDSANRLATRATLEACSGEYNKLMQDNLAQAAKMAEAAAADARDGSSGLFQKFFKSQDEADKKEVAERLEAIAKEATSKGTLTYYCQPSAQDSCGGNIAAITYPTQNRVVNCQAYYETQQVVNECGYLDQAAISLHEFSHATSVYAPGTDDVVYGLDGVLQLSTAQAKNNADSFAYYANSVSNSCIYP; translated from the exons ATGTCATTCATTCAACTCGTTCACTTCTTCGGTCTTTTGACCTTGGCTGCCGGCAAGCCGATTCTTATTCCGAGGCAGGCTTCGGGAGCGCCGCAGGACGGTGCTCGCAACCTGATTGACGTTCAGCTGCAGTCGATCGGAAACTCGACTATCAAAGCTTTCATCACTAATATTGCTGATGAGAATCTCCGTGTCGTCAAGAGGGGTGGTCTGCTCGATAACGAGCTTCCCACTAAGAAGGTTGTTGTGTCTGGATCTG gcGCAAACCCAACTTTCACCGGTGCGGAAGTCGACTACGTCAACACACATCTGAATGACGACGCATTCTTGGAACTCGCCCCTAAACAAACAATCGAGTCCATCTTCGACATCGCCGACTCCCACGACCTTTCTCCTGGTCAAAAGTACTCCGCCATCGCGGATGGCATGCTCGAATACACGAAGTTGGACAACCCTAAGAAATTCTTCGTCGTTCCTTATACATCCAACGCCATCGACTTCGATGCTCCTGAAGACTCTGCTAACCGCCTTGCGACCCGCGCCACCCTCGAAGCCTGCAGTGGCGAATATAACAAGCTGATGCAGGATAACCTTGCACAGGCTGCCAAGATGGCCGAGGCTGCCGCTGCGGATGCTCGCGACGGCAGCAGTGGACTGTTCCAGAAGTTCTTCAAGTCCCAGGATGAGGCTgacaagaaggaggttgCCGAGCGCTTGGAGGCCATTGCTAAGGAAGCAACATCGAAAGGCACCTTGACCTACTACTGTCAGCCATCGGCGCAGGATTCCTGCGGTGGCAACATTGCGGCCATCACGTACCCAACACAAAACCGTGTTGTCAACTGCCAGGCATACTATGAAACGCAGCAGGTGGTGAACGAGTGTGGATATCTGGATCAGGCGGCTATCTCGCTCCATGAGTTCTCGCATGCTACTAGCGTCTACGCGCCTGGTACGGATGATGTTGTGTATGGACTTGACGGTGTGCTTCAATTGAGCACTGCACAGGCCAAGAACAATGCCGATTCATTTGCATACTATGCAAACA GTGTTAGCAACAGCTGCATATATCCCTAG